The proteins below come from a single candidate division WOR-3 bacterium genomic window:
- a CDS encoding RNA-binding protein translates to MKLYVGNLPYELNEDELRTMFAQFGEVASVNIISDRVTKRPKGFGFVEMPNNQEAENAMKDLNEKEVKGRKIRVNEARPKEENPRYN, encoded by the coding sequence ATGAAGCTGTATGTGGGTAATTTGCCCTATGAACTGAATGAAGACGAATTGAGGACAATGTTCGCGCAATTCGGAGAAGTGGCGTCAGTAAACATCATTTCCGACAGAGTCACAAAACGTCCAAAAGGATTTGGTTTTGTCGAAATGCCTAACAACCAAGAAGCCGAAAATGCGATGAAAGATCTCAACGAAAAAGAGGTAAAAGGCAGAAAAATCAGAGTCAACGAAGCAAGGCCTAAAGAGGAAAATCCGAGATATAATTAG
- a CDS encoding twitching motility protein PilT yields the protein MISIEILFHDELNDFLPKEKKFRSAKLDLITGSQVKDIIESQGVPHTEFGVIFADGKEVLPDYKITYPTTLEVFPQVKTFMVKIKFIADVHLGILSRRLRLLGFDCKYQNNFEDSQIADIAQKESRTVLTRDVQLLMRKKVNYGYWIRNTKTEDQIIEVCDKFALFDQINPFSLCTECGGKLSPVEKKQIISEIPWGTSQRYNEFYVCSGCGKIYWKGSHFFRLQKIVEYIKSSQQKR from the coding sequence ATGATTTCAATTGAAATTCTTTTCCATGACGAACTCAACGACTTTTTGCCAAAAGAAAAAAAATTCCGATCAGCAAAATTAGACCTAATAACTGGTTCTCAGGTCAAAGACATAATCGAAAGCCAGGGTGTCCCACACACCGAATTCGGTGTAATTTTCGCAGACGGGAAAGAAGTTCTCCCTGATTACAAAATTACATATCCGACAACCCTTGAAGTCTTTCCTCAGGTAAAAACTTTTATGGTAAAAATCAAATTTATCGCCGATGTCCATCTGGGAATCCTTTCTCGCAGGCTGAGACTTTTGGGATTTGACTGTAAGTATCAGAACAATTTCGAAGACTCTCAGATAGCTGACATAGCACAAAAGGAATCAAGAACTGTCTTGACAAGAGACGTACAATTGCTGATGAGAAAAAAAGTGAATTACGGTTATTGGATAAGAAACACTAAAACCGAGGATCAAATTATTGAAGTATGCGACAAGTTCGCTCTATTCGATCAAATTAATCCGTTCAGCCTATGCACCGAATGCGGGGGTAAGCTGTCTCCCGTTGAAAAAAAACAGATAATTTCCGAGATTCCCTGGGGCACGTCTCAAAGGTACAATGAATTTTATGTATGTTCGGGTTGCGGTAAAATATACTGGAAAGGTTCACATTTTTTCAGATTACAAAAGATTGTAGAATATATAAAAAGCTCCCAACAAAAACGCTGA